One Nicotiana sylvestris chromosome 12, ASM39365v2, whole genome shotgun sequence genomic window carries:
- the LOC138883779 gene encoding uncharacterized protein, with protein MVENQTGSMIKCIRSDNGGEYKNNHFNKVCKNDGIVRHFTVRHTQQQNGVAERMNQTLLEKVTKDTKQNEGASKQVEFEGKFIFSTQEIEEETNEDYPLEEELVEREISTQEPQQQLESIATSRPKRTITKPVHLIETVACAASIVADDVPTTYKDAVQSSEEDKWRIAMNDEI; from the exons atggtggagaatcaaacaggcagtaTGATCAAGTGTATCCGctcagacaatggaggtgaatacaaaaataatcatttcaataaggtctgtaaaaatgatggcatcgtccgacacttcactgtcagacatacacaacaacagaatggagtggcagaacgtatgaaccagACCTtactggagaag gtaacaaaagataccaaacaaaatgagggtgcttctaagcaggtggagtttgagggaaaatttattttttctaCACAAGAAatagaggaggaaacaaatgaagattatcctctagAAGAAGAGCTAGTAGAGAGGGAGATttcaactcaggaacctcaacaacaacttgaatcaatagcaaccagcaggccaaaaaggacaatTACAAAACCTGTTCAtcttatagagacggttgcttgtgccgcctcaattgtagctgatgatgttcctaccacttataaagacgcagtccaaagttcagaagaagataagtggaggattgccatgaatgatgaaatatag